One Carassius gibelio isolate Cgi1373 ecotype wild population from Czech Republic chromosome A20, carGib1.2-hapl.c, whole genome shotgun sequence DNA segment encodes these proteins:
- the LOC127938801 gene encoding EH domain-containing protein 3-like: protein MFSWLGTDDRRKRDPEVFQTVSEGLKKLYKTKLLPLEEHYKFHEFHSPALEDADFDNKPMVLLVGQYSTGKTSFIRYLLEQDFPGMRIGPEPTTDSFIAVMHGTMEGLIPGNALVVDPKKPFRKLNAFGNAFLNRFVCAQLPNPVLESISVIDTPGILSGEKQRISRGYDFAAVLEWFAERVDRIILLFDAHKLDISDEFSEVIKALKNHEDKIRVVLNKADQIETQQLMRVYGALMWSLGKIVNTPEVIRVYIGSFWSHPLLIPDNRKLFEVEEKDLFKDIQSLPRNAALRKLNDLIKRARLAKVHAYIISSLKKEMPTVFGKDNKKKELINSLGEIYSRIEKEHQISPGDFPNLKKMQEQLQAHDLNKFHPLKMKLLDTVDDMLAHDIAQLMVLVRQEETQHPNQGVKGGAFEGTMNGPFGHGYGEGAGEGIDEVEWVVARDKPMYDEIFYTLSPVNGKVTGANAKREMVKSKLPNTVLGKIWKLADIDNDGMLDDEEFALANHLIKVKLEGHELPSELPAHLVPPSKRKVPE from the exons ATGTTCAGCTGGTTGGGTACCGATGACAGGAGGAAGAGAGATCCAGAGGTCTTCCAGACTGTCAGTGAAGGACTCAAGAAGCTTTACAAAACCAAACTGCTCCCACTGGAGGAACACTACAAATTCCACGAGTTTCACTCACCCGCTTTGGAGGATGCAGATTTTGACAATAAGCCAATGGTACTCCTGGTGGGACAGTATTCCACTGGCAAAACCAGCTTCATAAG atatcTTCTGGAGCAGGACTTCCCTGGCATGCGGATCGGTCCAGAACCAACAACTGACTCCTTCATAGCAGTGATGCACGGCACCATGGAGGGACTAATACCAGGAAACGCTCTGGTAGTGGATCCCAAAAAACCCTTTCGGAAACTCAATGCCTTTGGCAATGCCTTCCTTAACAG GTTTGTGTGTGCCCAGCTGCCCAACCCTGTTCTGGAGAGCATCAGTGTGATTGACACCCCAGGAATCCTGAGCGGAGAGAAACAGAGGATCAGCAGAG GCTACGACTTCGCTGCTGTGTTGGAGTGGTTCGCGGAACGCGTGGACCGCATCATTCTGCTGTTTGACGCCCATAAGCTGGACATCTCAGACGAGTTCTCAGAGGTCATCAAGGCCCTCAAGAACCACGAGGACAAGATCCGCGTTGTGCTCAACAAGGCCGACCAGATCGAGACGCAGCAGTTAATGCGCGTCTATGGCGCCCTCATGTGGTCGCTGGGGAAGATTGTCAACACACCTGAGGTGATTCGTGTCTACATCGGCTCTTTTTGGTCACATCCATTACTGATTCCAGACAATCGCAAACTGTTTGAGGTGGAAGAGAAAGACCTGTTCAAGGATATCCAGTCGCTGCCCCGTAACGCCGCCCTTCGCAAACTCAACGATCTGATCAAAAGAGCTCGTCTTGCTAAG GTCCATGCATACATCATTAGCTCCTTGAAAAAAGAGATGCCCACAGTCTTTGGGAAGGACAACAAAAAGAAGGAGCTGATTAACAGCTTGGGCGAGATCTACAGCCGCATTGAGAAGGAGCACCAGATTTCCCCGGGAGACTTCCCTAATCTTAAGAAAATGCAG GAGCAGCTTCAAGCACATGATCTGAACAAGTTCCATCCTCTGAAAATGAAGCTGTTGGACACCGTGGATGACATGCTGGCCCACGACATCGCCCAGCTTATGGTTCTGGTGCGCCAGGAGGAGACGCAGCACCCTAACCAGGGGGTGAAGGGCGGTGCCTTCGAGGGAACCATGAATGGGCCATTCGGACACGGTTATGGCGAGGGAGCCGGCGAGGGCATTGATGAAGTTGAATGGGTGGTGGCTCGTGACAAACCTATGTATGATGAAATCTTCTACACTCTCTCACCCGTCAATGGAAAAGTGACTGGAGCCAATGCCAAGAGGGAGATGGTGAAGTCCAAGCTGCCCAACACTGTGCTGGGTAAGATCTGGAAACTGGCTGACATTGATAACGATGGGATGCTCGATGACGAGGAGTTCGCCCTGGCCAATCATCTGATCAAGGTCAAACTAGAAGGTCACGAGCTTCCGAGCGAACTGCCCGCTCATCTTGTGCCACCCTCCAAAAGAAAGGTCCCAGAGTAA